TTTCCTGGCAAATATCCATATACCAGGGGTGTATACTCCACGATGTACAGAGTGAGACCCTGGACGGTGAGACAGGTAATTGGCTATGGTGGTGGAGTGGAGAGCAGCCAGAGATTTAAATTTATGGAAGAGCATGGACAGACAGGCTTCAGTATTGTTTTTGACCATCCTACTAATATGGGCTTGGATTCGGATGAAGAGGTTGCCGAGGGCTTTGTCGGCAGGGAAGGAACGGCTCTCGACACTATTCAGGACATGAGGGACCTTCTAGAAGGCGTGGATATGGAAAAGGGCGGCATTAATATAATTGCGGCACATCCTGCCATACTTGCCATGGTGGTTGCCGTCGCTCAGGAAAGATGCATAGATTTAAGAAATCTTTCTGGCACTCTACAAAACTACCCTATTATAGGGCATACAATGGGGAGCTGTTCTGATATATATGGCGGCACGAATTTCTTTTCTAAGAGGTTTTGCATAGATATTGTGGAGTACTGTACCCGAAATCTCCCCAGGTGGAATTCTGTTAGCGTGGCGGTGAGAAATACCCGAGAAGCTGGCTGCACTGCGGTTCAGGAGATCGCCTTTGGCATCGCTCCTGCCCTGGCTGTGATAAAAGGGTGTGTGGAGAGAGGCATTAATGTAGATGAGGTAGCTCCTAGGATTTCCTTTTTCCTCAACTCCCACAGGGATTTCTTTGAAGAGATAGCCAAATTTCGGGCTATGAGAAGGCTCTGGGCCAGGGTTTTGAGAGAGGAGCTAGGTACCAAAGACACCAGGTCATGGCAGATGAGGTTTCACTGCCAGACGTCAGGTGATGCTATGACTTATCAACAACCTTTAGTGAATATAATCAGGGGCACTCTCTATGGACTGGCAGCGGTTTTGGGCGGCTGCCAGTCATTACATATAAACTCTGCCGATGAGGGCCTCTCCATACCTATTGAAGAGACGGCAAAGCTATCTCTAAGAACTCATCAGGTAATTTTGGAAGAATCGGGAGCTGCAGACATGATAGACCCGCTTGCCGGTTCCTATTATGTGGAGTGGCTGACAAATAAGCTTGAAGATGAAGCACGAAGCATTCTAAACAAGATTAATTCAATGGGCGATTGGTGGGACCCGAAAGTCCGTCAATGGGTGAGTCGAGAGATAGCGGATGCCTCGTATAGATTTCAAAGGGAGGTGGAGAGTGGGGAAAGGGTGATAATCGGTGTAAACAAATACGTGGAGGAGATAAAATACCCGTTCCCGATATGGAGGGAAGATAAAGAGTTCACAGAGAAGCAGCTAGCGAGGTTGAACAAGGTGAAAGAGAAGCGAGATGTGAAGAGATGGGAAGAGGCCGCAAATAATCTCAGAGATGCCTGTAAAAACGGTGTAAATATATTGCCGCCCACGATAGATGCAGTGAAAGCGTACATGACTATAGGGGAGATCACCAAGATTTACATGGAAAATTCTTAGCGGCTTGATAGTTAGTTGCCATGTATTGGCGTTTAGTTACTTGAATTCGGAGGCGAATTTCATATTATGGCAGAAAAGATAAGGGTTCTTCTGGCAAAGCCACCTCTTGACTTGCATAGTAGAGGGATTCTGGTTGTGGCCACGGCATTGCGTGATGCAGGCATGGAGGTGATATATCTGGAGGCATCACCGAAGGTCGGCTTGAGGGAAATAATTCAGGCAGCGATGCAAGAAGATGTAGATATAATAGGCATGAGCATAATGTCTGGTTCTCCGGGGATTATTCTGTCGAAAATGTTGAAGATAAGAGATGAGATGGGGCTGAAACATATTCCTGTAGTCGCTGGCGGCATCTTCCCTGAAGAGGAGATTGAGGAGCTGAAAGCCGCAGGAGTAGCCGGCATATTCAGGCCCGGAACCCCCATTGAGAGCATAGTCGAGACTGTTCGAGAACTAGCTGCCAGCAGACAACAATCTTAAACACCACAAACCGGATTTCGCTATACATTAGTTTGTTGCCTTCCGTGGTATTACCCTAGCTGAGGTAAAATAGGCTAATCCATAAGAACAACGGTAATCCCTGTGGTACAGTACAGGGTTTTCAGAAAACCTAAATAACGGATACATCGCTGTAAAAGGAGAACATCTTGGAATTAATCTTGAGCAATAGGGCGTCTCATGTATCTGCGGTTGCCTGGGATTTGTAGCTCAGGTATTGGATGTCTGTCCCTCCACCAGATTTTGCCACAGGTCGGTTACTATGCCTCTGAGTTCGTCTCGAGAACAATCGGTGTCGATGACCACATCAGCCTGCTTTGCCTTTTG
This is a stretch of genomic DNA from Chloroflexota bacterium. It encodes these proteins:
- a CDS encoding methylmalonyl-CoA mutase — its product is MADKNNEDGLREMTQEWEREYESSLRKRPERKERFENLSWIRVKPLYTPGDIEGLDYERDIGFPGKYPYTRGVYSTMYRVRPWTVRQVIGYGGGVESSQRFKFMEEHGQTGFSIVFDHPTNMGLDSDEEVAEGFVGREGTALDTIQDMRDLLEGVDMEKGGINIIAAHPAILAMVVAVAQERCIDLRNLSGTLQNYPIIGHTMGSCSDIYGGTNFFSKRFCIDIVEYCTRNLPRWNSVSVAVRNTREAGCTAVQEIAFGIAPALAVIKGCVERGINVDEVAPRISFFLNSHRDFFEEIAKFRAMRRLWARVLREELGTKDTRSWQMRFHCQTSGDAMTYQQPLVNIIRGTLYGLAAVLGGCQSLHINSADEGLSIPIEETAKLSLRTHQVILEESGAADMIDPLAGSYYVEWLTNKLEDEARSILNKINSMGDWWDPKVRQWVSREIADASYRFQREVESGERVIIGVNKYVEEIKYPFPIWREDKEFTEKQLARLNKVKEKRDVKRWEEAANNLRDACKNGVNILPPTIDAVKAYMTIGEITKIYMENS
- a CDS encoding methylmalonyl-CoA mutase — protein: MAEKIRVLLAKPPLDLHSRGILVVATALRDAGMEVIYLEASPKVGLREIIQAAMQEDVDIIGMSIMSGSPGIILSKMLKIRDEMGLKHIPVVAGGIFPEEEIEELKAAGVAGIFRPGTPIESIVETVRELAASRQQS